A single Gemmatimonadota bacterium DNA region contains:
- a CDS encoding dihydrodipicolinate synthase family protein, translating into MTSDGRQDWHGIFTIPQTPFTDDGALDEEGLRRQIDFCVDTGTHGIVYPVMVSEFWLLSDDERKRVVDVAVEQVDGRIPMIAGVAGVSTEVAVMFSRHAREAGADGAIALPPYVLKPGLDGLVDYYRRVAEAMGRPVFIQNFDPPLGSSLPPTVIRELLLDIPHVKYIKEEMMPPGHSVTALLETCGDELHGVFTGFGGRWFIDELNRGASGTMPACEFTDVLVRLYERYRAGDVEGAREIHTRLLPLINIESLQGVIFCKEILKRRGLIASTYTRAPGRLDRHDLAEIDRLLRDIEPLFIHR; encoded by the coding sequence ATGACAAGCGACGGCCGGCAGGACTGGCACGGCATATTCACCATACCGCAGACGCCCTTTACCGACGACGGCGCGCTGGACGAGGAGGGACTGCGGAGGCAGATCGATTTCTGCGTGGATACGGGTACCCACGGCATTGTCTATCCCGTCATGGTGAGCGAGTTCTGGCTGCTTTCGGACGACGAGCGAAAACGGGTCGTGGACGTGGCCGTGGAACAGGTGGACGGGCGCATCCCCATGATCGCGGGCGTGGCCGGGGTGAGTACCGAGGTCGCCGTGATGTTCAGCCGCCACGCGCGCGAGGCCGGCGCCGACGGCGCCATCGCCCTGCCGCCCTACGTGCTCAAGCCCGGGCTGGACGGTCTGGTCGACTACTACCGCCGGGTCGCGGAAGCCATGGGGAGACCCGTTTTCATCCAGAACTTCGATCCGCCGCTGGGTTCCAGCCTCCCACCGACCGTCATCCGTGAGTTGCTGCTGGACATTCCGCACGTGAAGTACATCAAGGAAGAGATGATGCCTCCGGGCCATTCGGTAACGGCGCTGCTGGAGACCTGCGGGGATGAGCTGCACGGCGTCTTCACCGGGTTCGGCGGACGCTGGTTCATCGACGAGCTGAACCGCGGCGCGAGCGGGACCATGCCGGCCTGCGAATTCACCGATGTGCTGGTCCGCCTCTACGAGCGCTACCGGGCCGGCGACGTGGAAGGCGCGCGTGAGATCCACACCCGGCTATTACCGCTCATCAACATCGAAAGCCTGCAAGGCGTGATCTTCTGCAAGGAGATCCTGAAACGCCGGGGCCTGATCGCGTCGACCTACACGCGGGCGCCGGGCAGGCTGGACCGGCACGACCTCGCCGAAATCGACCGGCTCTTGCGGGACATAGAGCCATTGTTTATACACCGGTAA
- the aceE gene encoding pyruvate dehydrogenase (acetyl-transferring), homodimeric type — protein sequence MTTDVEPDVASLELHEWLESIEYVISQGDQERTRRILAALESRAAESGVRLPFSANTPYVNTFPVELQEPYPGDRDLERRIKNIVRWNALAMVVRANRADASIGGHISTYASSATLYEVGFNHFFRNRNGSHEGDLLFVQGHAAPGIYARAYLEGRISEEQLKHFRHEVNTPGLSSYPHPWLMPDFWEFPTVSMGLGAITGIYQARFMKYLENRGIKKPSDSKVWVMMGDGEMDEPESLGAITVPVVENLDNLIFVINCNLQRLDGPVRGNHKIIQELEAIFRGAGWNVIKCIWGSDWDPLLEKDGDGLLVNRMHETVDGQYQKYSMASGEYIRNKFFGVHPDLKKMVEHLSDAQLQHLRRGGHDPLKVYHAYKAAVENEGSPTVILMKTIKGYGLGDSGQGANSTHQIKKMEDSDLLAFRDRFRIPISDEDVAEVPFYKPPEDSEEIQYLHERRRALGGYVPSRRTTFTPLHAPEQDKYHKYYEGTDRQVSTTMAFVNILSDLMRDKEIGNLIVPIVPDEARTFGMEALFRQSGIYSPVGQLYDPVDSETLLYYRESKDGQLLEEGISEAGAMSSFIAAGTAYATYDINTIPFFIYYSMFGLQRVGDLVWSAGDMKCKGFLVGATSGRTTLAGEGLQHQDGNSHLLAYPVPNLLAYDPAYGYELAVIIEEGIRRMYEEQEDVFYYLTVHNENYAMPPMPGDPEATREGILKGMYLFRKSEKKDGDLRVQLFGSGAILNEVLKAGRILEEQYGVAADVWSITSYKALHNEAVDVERWNIMHPEETPRVPYVTSCVADVPGPYVAACDYVKALPDTVSAWFPGHLITLGADGFGRSDSRAALRDFFEVDARYIALSALYGLMRDGKLPASTLKQAMADLEIDADKPNPLML from the coding sequence ATGACGACGGACGTGGAACCCGATGTAGCATCGCTGGAACTTCACGAATGGCTCGAATCGATTGAGTACGTCATATCGCAGGGCGACCAGGAGCGGACCCGCCGCATCCTCGCGGCGCTGGAGTCCCGGGCCGCCGAGTCCGGCGTACGCCTGCCCTTCTCCGCCAACACGCCCTACGTCAACACCTTTCCCGTCGAACTGCAGGAACCCTATCCCGGCGACCGCGACCTGGAACGGCGCATCAAGAACATCGTGCGCTGGAACGCGCTCGCCATGGTGGTTCGGGCCAACCGGGCCGACGCCTCCATAGGCGGGCACATCTCCACCTACGCGTCGTCCGCGACGCTCTACGAGGTGGGGTTCAACCACTTCTTCCGCAACCGGAACGGAAGCCACGAGGGCGACCTCCTCTTCGTCCAGGGCCACGCCGCGCCCGGTATCTACGCGCGGGCCTATCTCGAAGGCCGTATCTCCGAAGAGCAGCTCAAGCACTTCCGCCACGAGGTGAATACGCCCGGCCTGTCGTCCTATCCCCATCCCTGGCTGATGCCGGACTTCTGGGAATTCCCCACGGTGTCCATGGGTCTCGGCGCCATCACCGGTATCTACCAGGCCCGTTTCATGAAATACCTGGAGAACCGGGGGATCAAGAAGCCGAGCGATTCCAAGGTGTGGGTCATGATGGGCGACGGGGAGATGGACGAGCCCGAGTCCCTCGGCGCCATCACCGTGCCGGTCGTCGAAAACCTCGACAACCTCATCTTCGTAATCAACTGCAACCTGCAGCGACTCGACGGCCCCGTCCGGGGCAACCACAAGATCATACAGGAGCTCGAGGCCATCTTCCGGGGCGCGGGATGGAACGTGATCAAGTGCATCTGGGGTAGCGACTGGGACCCCCTCCTGGAAAAGGACGGCGACGGTCTCCTCGTAAACCGCATGCACGAGACGGTGGACGGCCAGTACCAGAAGTACAGCATGGCGTCCGGCGAATACATCCGGAACAAGTTCTTCGGCGTCCATCCGGATTTGAAGAAGATGGTGGAACACCTGTCCGATGCACAGCTGCAGCACCTGCGGCGGGGCGGCCACGATCCGCTCAAGGTCTACCACGCCTACAAGGCCGCCGTGGAGAACGAGGGTTCGCCGACGGTCATCCTGATGAAGACGATCAAGGGATACGGCCTGGGCGACAGCGGGCAGGGCGCCAACAGCACCCACCAGATCAAGAAGATGGAGGACAGCGACCTGCTGGCCTTCCGGGACCGGTTCCGGATCCCTATTTCCGATGAAGACGTGGCCGAAGTGCCCTTCTACAAGCCGCCCGAGGACAGCGAGGAAATCCAGTATCTGCACGAGCGGCGCAGGGCCCTCGGCGGCTACGTGCCCTCCAGGCGAACGACCTTCACGCCGCTCCACGCGCCGGAGCAGGACAAGTACCACAAGTACTACGAGGGGACGGACCGGCAGGTGTCGACGACCATGGCCTTCGTCAACATCCTGTCGGACCTGATGCGCGACAAGGAAATCGGCAACCTGATCGTGCCCATCGTACCCGACGAGGCCCGGACCTTCGGCATGGAGGCCCTGTTCCGACAGTCCGGCATCTACTCCCCGGTGGGGCAGCTCTACGACCCGGTGGACAGCGAAACGCTCCTCTATTACCGCGAATCGAAAGACGGCCAGCTGCTGGAAGAGGGCATTTCGGAAGCGGGCGCCATGTCGTCCTTCATCGCCGCCGGTACGGCCTACGCCACCTACGACATCAATACCATCCCTTTCTTCATCTACTATTCCATGTTCGGCCTGCAGCGCGTCGGCGACCTGGTCTGGTCCGCGGGCGACATGAAATGCAAGGGCTTCCTGGTCGGCGCCACGTCGGGGCGGACCACGCTGGCGGGCGAAGGACTCCAGCACCAGGACGGTAACAGCCACCTGCTGGCCTACCCCGTGCCGAACCTGCTGGCCTACGACCCGGCCTACGGCTACGAACTGGCGGTGATCATCGAAGAAGGCATCCGGCGCATGTACGAGGAGCAGGAGGACGTGTTCTACTACCTGACCGTGCACAACGAGAACTACGCCATGCCGCCCATGCCCGGCGACCCCGAGGCGACCCGGGAGGGCATCCTCAAGGGGATGTACCTGTTCCGCAAGTCGGAGAAAAAAGACGGCGACCTGCGCGTCCAGCTCTTCGGAAGCGGCGCCATCCTGAACGAGGTGCTCAAGGCGGGACGGATCCTGGAGGAACAGTACGGCGTGGCCGCGGACGTCTGGAGCATCACCAGCTACAAGGCGCTGCACAACGAAGCGGTGGACGTGGAGCGGTGGAACATCATGCATCCCGAGGAAACGCCGCGCGTACCCTACGTGACTTCCTGTGTGGCCGACGTCCCGGGGCCCTACGTGGCGGCCTGCGACTACGTGAAAGCGCTGCCGGACACGGTATCCGCCTGGTTCCCGGGCCACCTGATCACGCTCGGGGCCGATGGATTCGGACGCAGCGACAGCCGCGCCGCCCTGCGGGATTTTTTCGAAGTGGACGCCCGCTATATCGCGCTGTCCGCGCTCTACGGCCTGATGCGCGACGGCAAACTGCCGGCTTCCACGCTGAAGCAGGCGATGGCCGACCTGGAGATCGACGCCGACAAGCCGAATCCGCTCATGCTGTGA
- a CDS encoding 2-oxo acid dehydrogenase subunit E2, producing the protein MATPFNLPALGENVDAGTVVGILVAVGDQVEENQPVLEIETDKANLEVPSGFSGVVTEILVENGAAAEVGAPVLMYEEGAGEGATGGEAASEAPAAEADGKAEAEAPGADGPADDGSASTIEVPAEETTVADAPESGVSEPPAVETGSSENTTPPTPPAPVVPAAASTSGAPVPAAPSVRRFAREIGLDIGQVPGTGPDGRISVEDVKSHSRQLSAGQGAAGPWPSAPASLPDFAKWGPVETEPMSNLRRAAAEHLSAAWSNIPHVTYADKADVTDMEALRKQFGPAAEAAGGKLTMTAIALKIVAAALKRFPLFNASVDMAGQEIIHKKYYHVGVAVDTDRGLVVPVIRDVDRKNMVELSVELSEVAARARDRKLSPDDMQGNTFTISNLGGFGGTFFAPIINAPDVAILGLARSRMEQIYVDGAFQPRLMLPLMISYDHRLIDGADGARFMQWLVQAFEEPFLLSLEG; encoded by the coding sequence ATGGCAACGCCATTCAATCTTCCGGCGCTGGGTGAGAACGTCGACGCGGGCACCGTGGTAGGTATCCTGGTGGCCGTCGGGGATCAAGTCGAAGAAAACCAGCCCGTCCTGGAGATCGAGACCGACAAGGCCAACCTCGAGGTGCCGTCGGGATTCAGCGGAGTGGTGACTGAAATCCTCGTGGAGAACGGCGCGGCGGCCGAGGTAGGCGCGCCCGTGCTCATGTATGAAGAAGGGGCGGGAGAGGGTGCGACTGGCGGCGAGGCCGCCAGCGAGGCCCCCGCAGCGGAAGCGGACGGAAAGGCGGAGGCTGAAGCGCCTGGTGCCGACGGGCCTGCCGATGATGGTTCGGCGTCCACTATCGAAGTGCCTGCCGAGGAAACCACGGTTGCCGATGCTCCGGAGTCCGGTGTCAGCGAGCCACCCGCCGTGGAAACTGGGTCCTCAGAGAATACCACACCGCCTACACCGCCGGCCCCGGTCGTTCCTGCAGCCGCTTCCACTTCAGGCGCGCCGGTACCGGCGGCACCTTCCGTACGACGCTTCGCCCGGGAGATCGGGCTCGACATCGGCCAGGTACCGGGAACCGGTCCCGACGGCCGCATATCCGTCGAGGACGTCAAGTCTCATTCCAGGCAGTTGAGCGCCGGCCAAGGGGCTGCCGGTCCCTGGCCATCCGCTCCGGCTTCGCTGCCGGACTTCGCGAAATGGGGTCCGGTGGAGACTGAGCCCATGAGCAACCTGCGCCGCGCCGCCGCGGAACACCTGTCCGCAGCGTGGTCGAACATCCCCCACGTCACCTATGCCGACAAGGCCGACGTCACCGACATGGAAGCCCTGCGCAAGCAGTTCGGCCCAGCGGCCGAAGCCGCCGGCGGCAAGCTGACCATGACGGCCATCGCACTGAAGATCGTGGCCGCGGCGCTCAAGCGATTTCCTCTCTTCAACGCCAGCGTCGACATGGCCGGGCAGGAGATCATCCACAAGAAGTACTACCACGTGGGCGTGGCGGTCGACACGGACCGGGGCCTGGTCGTGCCGGTCATCCGGGACGTGGACCGGAAGAACATGGTCGAGTTGTCTGTCGAACTATCCGAGGTCGCCGCCCGGGCGCGGGACAGGAAGCTCTCGCCGGACGATATGCAGGGGAACACCTTCACGATCTCAAATCTGGGCGGGTTCGGCGGGACCTTCTTCGCGCCGATCATCAATGCGCCCGACGTGGCCATCCTGGGGCTGGCGCGAAGCCGCATGGAACAGATATACGTGGATGGCGCGTTCCAGCCGCGTCTCATGCTGCCGCTGATGATCTCCTACGACCACCGGCTCATCGACGGCGCGGACGGCGCCCGCTTCATGCAGTGGCTGGTCCAGGCCTTCGAGGAACCCTTCCTGCTCAGCCTGGAGGGTTGA
- the ychF gene encoding redox-regulated ATPase YchF, giving the protein MQIGLVGLPGSGKTTLFNALVRANADTGGYAGQNTANRGTIRVPDPRLERLSSLFNPRKTTFATVEYLDIGGITSGSGRQEEQQGAGGLADLRTMDVLVHVLRGFPDLAGTSVTPGADFETVELELAIADLEIIERRLTRLSKEARSTKQPDLVREWELLEQCKQEIEVGGLIRNLQFSPEDEKRLRGYRFLSQKPVLLALNIPEEDLGKEASKLEELDEITEGLDSLAFCAKVEMEIAQLDEDDAGAFLDDLGIEESALNRMITASYRLLNLISFFTVGENEVRAWTVTRGVTAPEAAGTVHSDMERGFIRAETLDWQAMLDLGGWQAAKEKGTLRVEGKQYVVADGDVINVRFSV; this is encoded by the coding sequence TTGCAGATCGGCCTAGTCGGGCTGCCCGGTTCCGGGAAGACCACGTTGTTCAACGCGCTGGTCAGGGCCAACGCGGATACCGGCGGTTACGCGGGGCAGAACACGGCCAACCGGGGGACGATCCGGGTCCCCGACCCGCGTTTGGAACGCCTTTCCAGTCTGTTCAATCCACGCAAGACCACTTTCGCCACCGTTGAATACCTCGATATAGGCGGCATCACGTCCGGTTCGGGAAGGCAGGAGGAACAGCAGGGTGCCGGTGGACTCGCCGACCTGCGCACTATGGACGTACTCGTGCACGTCCTCCGTGGCTTCCCGGATCTGGCCGGTACGTCCGTTACACCGGGCGCGGATTTCGAGACGGTGGAGTTGGAACTCGCCATCGCCGACCTCGAGATCATCGAGCGCCGGCTGACCCGCCTCTCCAAAGAGGCCCGGTCCACGAAACAGCCCGACCTGGTGCGGGAATGGGAGTTGCTCGAACAGTGCAAGCAGGAGATCGAGGTCGGTGGGTTGATCCGGAATCTCCAGTTTTCGCCGGAGGACGAGAAGAGACTTCGAGGCTACCGGTTCCTCTCGCAGAAGCCGGTGCTACTTGCGCTGAATATCCCCGAAGAAGATCTGGGCAAGGAAGCGAGCAAACTGGAAGAGTTGGATGAAATTACCGAAGGGCTGGATTCGCTGGCGTTCTGTGCGAAGGTCGAAATGGAGATCGCCCAGCTCGACGAGGACGACGCTGGCGCTTTCTTGGACGATCTGGGCATCGAGGAATCGGCCCTGAACCGCATGATCACCGCATCGTACCGGCTCCTTAACCTGATCTCGTTCTTCACCGTGGGCGAAAACGAAGTCAGGGCCTGGACCGTCACAAGGGGCGTTACGGCGCCCGAAGCGGCCGGGACGGTGCACTCGGACATGGAACGGGGATTCATCCGGGCGGAAACGCTGGACTGGCAGGCGATGCTCGATCTCGGTGGATGGCAGGCCGCGAAGGAGAAAGGCACGCTGCGCGTGGAAGGCAAGCAGTACGTCGTCGCGGACGGGGACGTGATCAACGTGCGGTTCAGCGTCTGA
- a CDS encoding M20 family metallopeptidase: MFDPLQVTRELIAFNSISANSNAAVSDYLQDQLGRVGFEVERITYQDDNGVEKVNLVGRKGEGQGGLALLGHSDTVPVDGWETDPFTAEIRDNRIYGRGSCDMKGALSTMLAAGAAFEASELSAPIYLVFTADEEVGCWGAAEVSERSELLNGSGLRYGIICEPTRMEVVRAHKGAVFMRGETEGRAAHSSTGRGVNAHHAMIPFLVEMKAIHDELRSEPRHLNDEFDPPFSDWNIGVNDGGVALNMTAPKSTCTVYYRPMPGQDQEALLDRTRQAAERNGVELTIQKIGDPFSTPADSELVRTALGITGTEKAHTVPYGTDGLVFGRTMELILLGPGDIRQAHTVDEWMDLDQFDLAIDAYKAMIRTFCV, encoded by the coding sequence ATGTTCGATCCCCTCCAGGTCACCAGGGAGTTGATCGCGTTCAATTCGATCAGCGCCAACAGCAACGCCGCCGTATCCGATTACCTCCAGGACCAGCTCGGCCGCGTCGGATTCGAGGTCGAACGCATCACCTATCAGGACGACAACGGCGTGGAAAAGGTCAACCTCGTCGGCCGCAAGGGCGAGGGGCAGGGCGGCCTCGCGCTGCTGGGCCATTCGGACACCGTCCCGGTAGACGGATGGGAAACGGACCCGTTTACGGCGGAGATCCGGGACAACCGGATTTATGGCCGCGGGAGCTGCGACATGAAAGGCGCCCTGTCCACCATGCTGGCGGCGGGGGCGGCCTTCGAGGCGTCGGAACTCTCCGCGCCGATCTATCTCGTGTTCACCGCCGACGAGGAAGTCGGGTGCTGGGGCGCGGCCGAAGTCAGCGAGCGGTCCGAACTCCTGAACGGCAGCGGGCTGCGCTACGGGATCATCTGCGAGCCGACGCGCATGGAGGTCGTACGAGCGCACAAGGGCGCGGTTTTCATGCGGGGCGAGACGGAGGGTCGGGCGGCCCACAGCAGCACCGGCAGAGGCGTCAACGCCCATCACGCCATGATCCCCTTTCTCGTGGAGATGAAGGCCATCCACGACGAGCTCAGGTCGGAACCCCGACATCTGAATGACGAGTTCGATCCGCCCTTTTCCGACTGGAACATCGGGGTCAACGACGGCGGCGTCGCCCTCAACATGACGGCGCCCAAAAGCACATGCACGGTCTACTACCGGCCGATGCCCGGGCAGGACCAGGAAGCCCTCCTGGACCGCACCCGGCAGGCGGCCGAACGGAACGGCGTTGAACTGACGATCCAGAAGATCGGGGACCCCTTCAGTACGCCCGCGGACTCGGAGCTTGTCCGGACGGCCCTGGGGATCACCGGCACGGAGAAGGCCCACACGGTTCCCTACGGCACCGACGGCCTGGTCTTCGGCAGGACGATGGAGCTGATCCTGCTCGGTCCCGGGGACATCCGCCAGGCCCACACGGTGGACGAATGGATGGACCTGGACCAGTTCGACCTGGCGATCGACGCGTACAAGGCGATGATCCGCACGTTTTGTGTTTGA
- the rplI gene encoding 50S ribosomal protein L9 — protein MKLILTESVRNVGSVGEIVDVSNGFGRNYLMLTKKAIPATPGNLKMLQGKLKRQLALEARTREQAEELAGVLEEVSLTAVVQVGEEDRMFGSVTHQHVADLLKEKGYDIDRRKIHLDEPIKALGIYTIPIALHAQVEAGVKLWVVKE, from the coding sequence GTGAAGCTCATTTTGACCGAGTCGGTGCGGAACGTGGGAAGCGTCGGTGAAATCGTGGACGTTTCCAACGGGTTCGGCAGGAACTACCTGATGCTGACGAAGAAGGCCATTCCGGCAACGCCCGGAAACCTGAAGATGCTCCAGGGCAAATTGAAACGGCAACTGGCCCTGGAAGCCAGGACGCGGGAACAGGCCGAAGAACTCGCAGGCGTCCTGGAAGAGGTCTCCCTCACCGCCGTCGTCCAGGTCGGCGAAGAAGACCGCATGTTCGGTTCCGTCACCCATCAGCACGTCGCCGATCTGCTGAAGGAGAAGGGCTACGATATCGACCGGCGCAAGATCCATCTCGACGAGCCCATCAAGGCGCTGGGCATATACACGATTCCCATCGCGCTGCACGCCCAGGTAGAGGCCGGCGTGAAGCTCTGGGTGGTCAAGGAATAA
- the rpsR gene encoding 30S ribosomal protein S18: MNQSRLTRGRKQKRIPGRIKNIDYKDPKALRRFVTERGKIVPSRISGASALCQRRLAKAIKRARAIGLLPFIEETYK, encoded by the coding sequence ATGAACCAATCAAGGTTGACCAGGGGGAGAAAGCAGAAGCGCATACCGGGCCGCATCAAGAACATCGATTACAAGGACCCGAAGGCACTCCGGCGCTTCGTCACCGAACGGGGCAAAATCGTTCCGAGCCGGATTTCCGGCGCGAGCGCGCTTTGCCAGCGGCGCCTGGCAAAGGCCATCAAGCGGGCCCGGGCCATCGGCCTGCTCCCCTTTATCGAAGAAACCTACAAGTAG
- the rpsF gene encoding 30S ribosomal protein S6 produces the protein MRSYETVVIIDSKLEEEPLEEEISAIEGLIASNQGEVIDTERWGSRKLSYEINDAHQGNFTLIRFDGEPALVDVLDRSFKLNDRVLRHLTKRVRRHPAHVYEKAEQAEKIEQAEKAEQADKKTGAEA, from the coding sequence GTGCGGTCCTATGAAACAGTGGTGATTATCGATTCCAAGCTTGAAGAAGAGCCGCTCGAGGAAGAAATCTCCGCCATCGAGGGGCTCATCGCGTCGAACCAGGGAGAAGTCATCGACACGGAACGCTGGGGAAGCCGGAAGCTCAGCTACGAGATCAACGACGCCCACCAGGGCAATTTCACGCTGATCCGTTTCGATGGAGAGCCGGCCCTGGTGGACGTGCTGGACCGGTCGTTCAAATTGAATGATCGCGTGCTCAGGCACTTGACGAAGCGGGTCAGGAGGCATCCGGCCCATGTGTACGAGAAGGCGGAACAGGCCGAAAAAATCGAGCAGGCCGAGAAGGCGGAACAGGCCGACAAGAAAACGGGAGCGGAAGCATGA
- the pth gene encoding aminoacyl-tRNA hydrolase, which yields MHAFIGLGNPGVRYADTRHNAGFDVIDTWLRRLGLELAPISERFHGTIAKIGGLPVALVKPVTFMNRSGYAVREAVGHYELDVDRIVVVCDDVNLPFGTLRLRSKGSHGGHRGLESIIDTLGTEAFARQRIGVDQPRDADTLVDYVLEEFTKKEATDLPIVLDRACDQLEVFVSEGCGEAANRYNGPSFTD from the coding sequence ATGCATGCCTTCATCGGCCTTGGCAATCCCGGTGTCCGGTATGCGGACACGCGCCACAACGCCGGTTTCGACGTGATCGACACTTGGCTTCGGCGCCTCGGTCTTGAGCTCGCCCCGATCAGCGAGCGGTTTCACGGTACCATCGCGAAGATCGGCGGACTGCCCGTGGCGCTGGTCAAGCCGGTGACCTTCATGAACCGCAGCGGTTACGCGGTCCGGGAGGCGGTGGGACATTACGAACTCGACGTCGATCGCATCGTGGTCGTCTGCGACGACGTCAATTTACCCTTCGGTACGTTGCGTCTCAGGTCGAAGGGCAGTCATGGCGGCCACCGGGGCCTGGAATCCATTATCGATACGCTGGGCACGGAAGCATTCGCCCGCCAGCGCATTGGCGTAGATCAACCCCGGGATGCCGATACGCTGGTCGATTACGTGCTGGAGGAGTTTACCAAAAAGGAAGCAACGGATCTGCCCATCGTCCTCGACCGGGCCTGTGACCAGCTGGAGGTGTTCGTAAGCGAAGGTTGCGGCGAGGCGGCGAACAGGTATAACGGCCCGTCGTTCACGGACTGA
- a CDS encoding 50S ribosomal protein L25, producing the protein MNQVSLKARQRTDTGKQVAKALRRDGALPAVVYGSGESSTPLTLDYREFEGFLRKTRGESVVINLEIEGMEDKKALLRDIQRDYLRNQLLHADFQQIRMSDRITTEVSLVMIGEPIGVTRDGGVLDQSLRVVEISCVASEIPEHLEVDISELSMGDTIHISDLTFENVEIVTDGEVAVVSVLTPMAEEPEEEEVDLEQEEPEIIGQAREDGEEEDGTEDEQED; encoded by the coding sequence ATGAACCAGGTATCGTTAAAGGCCCGTCAGCGGACGGACACCGGCAAGCAGGTCGCCAAGGCGCTTCGGCGGGACGGCGCGCTGCCCGCCGTGGTCTACGGCAGCGGGGAATCCTCCACGCCGCTGACCCTCGACTATCGCGAGTTCGAGGGCTTCCTCAGAAAGACCCGGGGCGAAAGCGTTGTCATCAACCTGGAAATCGAGGGCATGGAGGACAAGAAAGCCCTGTTGCGGGATATCCAGCGTGACTACCTGAGAAACCAGTTGCTCCACGCCGACTTCCAGCAGATCAGGATGAGCGACCGGATCACCACGGAGGTTTCGCTCGTGATGATCGGTGAGCCCATCGGCGTGACAAGAGACGGCGGCGTGCTCGACCAGTCCCTGCGGGTGGTCGAAATCAGTTGCGTGGCTTCCGAGATTCCCGAGCACCTGGAAGTGGATATCAGCGAATTGAGCATGGGCGATACGATCCACATCAGCGATCTTACCTTCGAGAACGTCGAGATCGTAACCGACGGAGAGGTCGCCGTGGTATCCGTACTGACGCCAATGGCGGAGGAGCCGGAGGAAGAGGAAGTCGACCTGGAGCAGGAAGAGCCGGAGATCATCGGCCAGGCCCGGGAAGACGGCGAGGAAGAAGACGGGACCGAGGACGAGCAAGAAGACTAA
- a CDS encoding ribose-phosphate pyrophosphokinase: MAVGLKILSGNSNAPLAKDICEYLGVPLGNAAVSRFSDDEIRIHINEDIRGTDVFVVQSTNSPAENLVELLLLLDAAKRASARRATAVIPYYGYARQDRKAGPRVPISAKVMANLIAAAGADRVLTMDLHAPQIQGFFDIPLDHLYSAPVFTRRLRELGTSDDLVIASPDAGGMAMARSYGRRLNCPLALVDKRRPRPNVSEVVNVIGEVEGKNVIIRDDMIDTGGSLTGAAEALKKNGAETIYAACTHALLSGNAMQKVEDSVLDCLIVSDSIRLNEDMCRGKLEQLSVASLFGEAIKRIHEEKSVSSLFESSDQT, from the coding sequence GTGGCGGTCGGTTTGAAGATTCTGAGTGGAAATTCAAACGCACCGCTTGCGAAAGACATTTGCGAATATCTCGGCGTACCCCTGGGCAACGCCGCCGTTTCCCGTTTCAGCGACGACGAGATCCGGATCCACATCAACGAGGACATCCGCGGCACCGACGTGTTCGTGGTCCAGTCGACCAACTCGCCGGCGGAGAACCTCGTCGAACTGCTGCTTTTGCTGGACGCGGCCAAACGGGCATCGGCGCGAAGGGCCACCGCGGTGATCCCCTACTACGGCTACGCCCGCCAGGACCGCAAGGCGGGGCCCCGGGTACCCATTTCGGCCAAGGTCATGGCGAACCTGATCGCCGCGGCCGGAGCGGACCGCGTGCTCACCATGGACCTGCACGCGCCCCAGATCCAGGGGTTCTTCGACATCCCCCTGGACCACCTGTATTCGGCGCCGGTATTTACCCGCCGGCTCAGGGAGCTGGGGACTTCGGATGACCTGGTGATCGCGTCCCCGGACGCCGGGGGCATGGCCATGGCCCGGTCCTACGGCAGGCGGCTGAACTGCCCGCTGGCCCTGGTGGACAAGCGTCGGCCGAGACCCAACGTGTCCGAGGTCGTCAACGTGATCGGCGAAGTGGAAGGCAAGAACGTGATCATCCGAGACGACATGATCGACACCGGGGGGAGCCTGACCGGCGCGGCCGAGGCCCTGAAGAAGAACGGCGCGGAGACGATCTACGCGGCGTGTACCCACGCCCTGCTCTCCGGAAACGCCATGCAGAAGGTGGAGGATTCCGTACTGGACTGCCTGATCGTCTCGGACTCGATACGCCTGAACGAGGACATGTGTCGGGGCAAGCTGGAACAGTTGTCCGTGGCGTCCCTGTTCGGCGAGGCGATCAAGCGCATACACGAAGAAAAATCCGTCAGCTCGCTCTTCGAATCGTCGGATCAGACTTGA